The nucleotide sequence ATAAATTTATTGCGAAAGTCCTTTCAAATCAACTCCGGAAAGTCATTCCTCGTCTTGTGGGAATGGAACAAAGTGCATTTATCAAAGGGAGGTTCATATTAGATGGTGCATTAATTGTTAATGAAACTATTGATTATCTTAAAGGCGCAAAGGAAAAAGGCCTTCTCTTTAAAGTTGATTTCGAAAAGGCCTTCGATTGCCTTAATTGGGGATTTCTTCTGGAGGTGATGACTAGTATGGGATTTGGGTCAAAATGGAGACAATGGATATTCTCGTGTTTAAACTCCGCAACCATCTCTATCTTGGTAAACGGGTCTCCAACAAATGAATTCTCCTTGGAATGGGGTATTCGACAAGGAGATCCTTTATCTCCCTTTCTCTTTATTCTCGCCGCGGAGGGTTTGAATATCTTAACTAAGCCGCTACCGAAAGAGGACTATTCATGGGAGTAGAAATTGGTAGGGATAAGGTTAATATTTtgcatctccaatatgcggatgacacgatTTTTTTAGGTGAGTGGAGCCGGGGGAATTTGAGAAATCTACAAAATCTCCTAAATTGTTTCGAGCTTGCTTCCGGTTTGAAAATCAACTACAACAAAAGTTTTCTTTTCGGTATTAGGGTGAATATAAGTGAAACCACTCACTTTGCTAATATCTTGGGGTGTCAAGTCGGTTCCCTCCCATTCACTTACCTCGGTCTTCCAATAGGTGCGAAAATGAACTTCACAAGTAGTTGGAATCCGGTCATTGAAAAAATAAAAACTAGACTTTCAACTTGGAAAATGCGGTCGTTATCCTTTGGGGGAAGAATGGTTCTTCTTAAATCGGTCCTAAATAGCCTACCTTTGTACTATTTCTCACTCTTTCGCGCCCCGACTAGTGTGTTAAAATTAATTGAGTGTTTGAGGAGAGTGTTTTTTTGGGGGCGGGTCGGGTCAAATCTCTAAAAtcgcttgggttaaatgggataggGTGGTGTCTTCGTATGAATTTGGGGGGTTAAATTTTGGTCTTTTAAAGAGTAAAAACCTTGCTCTATTgggaaaatggtggtggaggttctaTACCGAAACCAATTCGCTATGGGTTAATGTTATCCGGAGTATATATGGTCCTTGCGGTGGTTTGGATTTAGGGGTTAAAGAAATTTGATCCTTAAAACCATCCACTTGGAGGAATATTGTTCTCGCAGGTCTCAATTTGTAGGAAGTCGGCATCAATTTCAGAGGGTCATTCATCAAGACAGTGAGCAAAAACTCGAAGTTGTTGTTCTGGGAAAATCAGTGGCTAACGATTTCAAAACTGAAGGACTCATATCCGAGACTTTACAGGCTTGATCTCGACCAGCAGGCTATGATATGTGATCGTGTTGCAGCAGAGGGTTCGGGACATAAACTGTGCAGTAATTGGGCTAGAGGACTGAGAGGCAGGGCAGTGGACGAATTGGAGCAGCTGACGAAATTAATCGAGGAATACAACTTCAACAACTCGGGGTGTGACACATGTTCTTGGTCTATCTCGCATAACGGCACCTTCTCTGTACGAACTCTGTCCCTTCTTGTTGATAAACATCTAATTGTGGAAGACTCAAACGTTGAAGAAACCATGAGGAATAATCTAGTTCCCAAAAAGCTAGAAATTTTTATTTGGCGGGCTTGTCAAAAAAGATTGCCCGTGTTATTCGAGATAGATAAGCGGGGGATAGATTTGCATAGTGTTAGGTGCCTGTTGTGTGACGAAGACCTTGAAACCGTGGAGCACTCATTGATCTTTTGTAAGCTCTCGTTGGATATTTGGGACCGTGTGTTCGCATGGTGGGGTTTCAGGAATATGTCTAACCTAAGCCTTAGTGAAATTCTTCGTGGTAAGTGCCCATTGCCGTCATCTATACTTGGGACCAAAATATGGCAAGCGGTTGAGTGGGTTTGTGCCTACTTGATATGGAAAAATAGGAATGAGAAAGTGTTTCGTGGCAAATCATGGACTGCTCCAGTCGCGCTCAACGAAATCCAGCTCAAGTCCTTCGATTAGATCTCAAATAGATTGAAGAAAACAAAGATATATTGGTTAACATGGTTACATAATCCTAGTGTGTATATTTAGTCATAGACTAGTGCTTCTAGATTTTTGAATCGGTTTGCTTCCTTTGCAAACTGATATATGTATGTATGATCTAAACATTGTACCATATTGAGCTATCTAAtatatcttgcttttcaaaaaaaaataaaaaaaataattgaattataattaaataataacgaagccttataataattaaataattaattaatctttattataagtcttattataataatctcataacataagtttaatacttaccataagtatttttcattaataataaaagttttattaatcataagtttaattaaggtttcattaatcataatgtaattaataaatgatataataaatatgtatatcataagtcttaaattaaaataattactttttatatcataagtaatttaataataatgaaaatcattatttatatcataagtttcattttataaccataagttttaattaaaagttcatcgggtcataacttgagccccgggtatcgATTTtcagcgagtcttatatatat is from Rutidosis leptorrhynchoides isolate AG116_Rl617_1_P2 chromosome 10, CSIRO_AGI_Rlap_v1, whole genome shotgun sequence and encodes:
- the LOC139871164 gene encoding uncharacterized protein; the protein is MEQSAFIKGRFILDGALIVNETIDYLKGAKEKGLLFKVDFEKAFDCLNWGFLLEVMTSMGFGSKWRQWIFSCLNSATISILEVGINFRGSFIKTVSKNSKLLFWENQWLTISKLKDSYPRLYRLDLDQQAMICDRVAAEGSGHKLCSNWARGLRGRAVDELEQLTKLIEEYNFNNSGCDTCSWSISHNGTFSVRTLSLLVDKHLIVEDSNVEETMRNNLVPKKLEIFIWRACQKRLPVLFEIDKRGIDLHSVRCLLCDEDLETVEHSLIFCKLSLDIWDRVFAWWGFRNMSNLSLSEILRGKCPLPSSILGTKIWQAVEWVCAYLIWKNRNEKVFRGKSWTAPVALNEIQLKSFD